A window of Rhododendron vialii isolate Sample 1 chromosome 11a, ASM3025357v1 contains these coding sequences:
- the LOC131306840 gene encoding uncharacterized protein LOC131306840, whose amino-acid sequence MEVAIEIGIEKLEVVGDSNLLVSQANGDWKVKEEKLKPYHQDLEDLIPHFNKVTFTHVPRLKNRFADALATLASMVELPLGVKLRPIVIEQRDTPVYQHVMTIDEPDDGHPWYYDIWRFVEKGEYPIEASKKDKIALRRMAAQYIICGGNLYRRSHCGMHKLCVYGAEVRRVMEEIQEGVCGPHMNGMMLAKKILRQNVWNTCGVATSARSMPTSRMSRPPNCIK is encoded by the coding sequence ATGGAAGTAGCAATTGAGATCGGCATAGAGAAATTGGAAGTGGTGGGAGATTCTAACTTGTTAGTGTCACAGGCCAACGGGGACTGGAAAGTCAAGGAGGAAAAACTGAAGCCATACCATCAGGACCTCGAAGATCTCATCCCCCatttcaataaggtgactttcactcaTGTGCCGAGACTCAAAAATCGATTCGCAGATGCCTTGGCGACCTTAGCATCTATGGTCGAACTCCCTCTCGGTGTGAAGCTAAGGCCGATTGTGATCGAACAAAGAGATACGCCGGTATATCAACATGTCATGACTATTGACGAGCCCGATGATGGTCACCCCTGGTATTACGACATTTGGAGGTTCGTGGAAAAAGGAGAATACCCCATTGAAGCAAGTAAGAAAGACAAGATTGCCCTCCGAAGGATGGCggctcaatacatcatctgcgGAGGAAATTTGTATCGAAGGTCACATTGTGGCATGCACAAATTATGTGTCTATGGTGCAGAAGTAAGAAGGGTGATGGAAGAGATTCAAGAAGGTGTGTGCGGCCCTCACATGAACGGCATGATGCTTGCTAAGAAGATCCTTAGACAGAATGTGTGGAATACGTGCGGTGTTGCCACAAGTGCCAGGTCCATGCCAACCTCACGCATGTCCCGCCCTCCGAACTGCATCAAATGA